A part of Deltaproteobacteria bacterium genomic DNA contains:
- a CDS encoding guanylate kinase, producing MKKRGIPFIVSAPSGTGKTTLCRMAVERFGDLRESISYTTRPPREGEVDGIDYRFVDAAVFDEMVRTDRFVEYAEVHGNRYGTSARDLAALLDSGEDVILDIDVQGAEKVRRSVEGGVYIFILPPSLETCEARLRARGKDSDETIRRRLLQARHEIGCAALYDYIIINDRLEEAFTKLSSIIVAERSRASRMADRVRALFGEGDPPGPEAAVATVPSRGLQGGEPGDNDKGGSTSSWRE from the coding sequence TTGAAGAAGCGAGGCATACCCTTCATAGTGTCGGCGCCCTCGGGCACGGGCAAGACGACGCTGTGCCGCATGGCCGTGGAGCGTTTCGGCGACCTGCGCGAATCGATATCCTATACGACCAGGCCGCCGCGGGAAGGCGAGGTCGACGGCATCGACTACCGCTTCGTCGATGCCGCGGTCTTCGACGAAATGGTGCGCACCGATCGGTTCGTCGAGTACGCCGAAGTGCACGGCAACCGCTACGGCACCTCGGCCCGCGACCTCGCGGCCCTGCTCGACTCGGGCGAGGACGTCATACTCGATATCGACGTCCAGGGCGCCGAAAAGGTGCGGCGCTCCGTCGAGGGGGGCGTGTACATCTTCATCCTTCCGCCCTCGCTCGAAACCTGCGAGGCGAGGCTTCGCGCCCGAGGCAAGGACAGCGACGAAACCATACGCCGCCGCCTTCTTCAGGCGCGCCACGAGATCGGGTGCGCGGCCCTCTACGACTACATCATCATAAATGACAGGCTCGAAGAGGCCTTCACGAAGCTGAGCTCCATCATCGTCGCCGAGCGTTCGAGGGCGTCGAGGATGGCCGACCGGGTCCGCGCTCTCTTCGGTGAAGGGGACCCTCCGGGCCCTGAGGCCGCGGTCGCAACAGTGCCGTCCCGGGGCCTGCAGGGCGGAGAGCCCGGCGATAACGACAAAGGAGGTTCCACAAGCTCATGGCGAGAGTAA